From one Suicoccus acidiformans genomic stretch:
- the mfd gene encoding transcription-repair coupling factor, with translation MEVETRFKPFEASLKQISASHRLPHLVTGIDETARAIFIAGLYTNEPKQMLVVEANPQKRNILLDDLTQLLGEDIVYEFPEEETLAIEYSISSFESRAQRVQILNKLQAGEALVVVTSVAGLRKRLTPLHLWQEQSLLLQVGESYEIDNLRERFVQLGYTNEGMVDAPGQFAIRGGIVDFYSLDLAQPVRLDFFDVELDSIRFYNPETQESTENIEQVALTPVSDVVFPIQQQQALLETLRKEAADAAKKVQDDATRESFRTGMDYQLAQLSAGEGLTYASAYLSYIDPEGTSILTYMQADAWLMVQEFHKIQQQEQQIIEENQYWLEQETARGLLLPKQGDGMKLSVHSLIRQAQQATVYFAVLQRGLGQMELAGIHHYPYRSMNQFYNQLPLIKTEIDQWLSQSNAVHIATSDAESARRTRKLLEEYEIQAREVADTLSYQPGQVTIGTQPLSKGFELTQDKWVVITEQELFNQRKAKRVHHQHLSNAERIKSYNELNVGDYVVHTSHGIGVYLGVETIEMKGTHRDMIAVEYADSSRIYIPVDQIQLLQKYVASEEKTPKLNKLGGTEWAKAKQKVQSTVEDIADQLIELYAKREQDKGFAFSPDTPEQAEFEEAFPYVETEDQLRSAAEIKADMEKERPMDRLLVGDVGYGKTEVAMRAIFKAVMDGKQVAFLVPTTILAQQHYNGLVERFQNWPFEIGMLSRFVTQAEQKENLRKLANGGLSIIVGTHRLLSKDVKFHDLGLLIVDEEQRFGVKHKERLKQLKSQVDVLTLTATPIPRTLHMSMIGVRDLSVIETPPNNRFPVQTYVMERNEPAIKSAIERELARGGQVFYLYNRVETIEQKAQEISDLVPEARVAFAHGRMNERELENVLMDFIEGEYDILVTTTIIETGVDIPNANTLFIDHAERMGLSTLYQLRGRVGRTNRVAYAYLMYDPMKQLSELSEKRLNAIREYTELGSGFKIAMRDLSIRGAGNLLGQQQSGFIDSVGYDLYTQMLHEAIRKRQGQAPEESAVKSAEIDINVQVDAYIPSEYIADERQKIQMYQAIQRIDSKEAYVQLQDQFIDRFGEFPDAVSDLLDISLIRYNGEQIGMTKMNQKRSEIEITFNEEATKRLQGAKVFEALQDVKLKAQIRLDQEVLVVSLSIVGLASDQWLGEIIRFQEAAKEIIEEEEHREVR, from the coding sequence ATGGAAGTAGAAACTAGGTTTAAGCCCTTTGAGGCAAGTCTTAAGCAAATTAGTGCGAGCCATCGTCTGCCTCATCTCGTGACAGGGATTGACGAGACGGCACGGGCCATTTTTATTGCGGGACTATATACGAATGAGCCGAAGCAGATGCTTGTGGTGGAAGCCAATCCGCAGAAGCGAAATATTCTATTGGATGATTTGACCCAATTGCTAGGGGAAGATATTGTCTATGAATTTCCGGAAGAAGAGACCTTAGCCATTGAGTATTCCATTTCGTCTTTTGAAAGCCGTGCCCAGCGGGTGCAAATATTGAATAAGTTGCAAGCGGGGGAAGCGCTGGTGGTTGTCACGTCGGTAGCTGGTTTGCGCAAAAGGCTTACTCCGCTACACTTGTGGCAAGAACAAAGTCTTCTCTTGCAAGTTGGTGAGTCTTATGAAATTGATAATTTAAGAGAGCGCTTTGTACAGTTAGGTTATACAAATGAAGGGATGGTCGATGCTCCGGGGCAATTTGCAATCCGCGGAGGTATTGTTGACTTTTATTCACTCGATCTAGCGCAACCCGTCCGACTAGATTTCTTTGATGTGGAATTGGATTCGATTCGCTTTTATAATCCAGAAACACAGGAATCTACTGAGAATATTGAGCAAGTTGCTCTGACACCTGTTTCTGATGTAGTCTTCCCGATTCAGCAGCAACAAGCTTTACTGGAAACCTTGCGCAAAGAAGCGGCTGACGCAGCCAAGAAGGTGCAAGATGATGCGACGCGGGAGAGTTTCCGGACGGGTATGGACTACCAACTTGCGCAGCTTTCCGCAGGAGAAGGCTTGACCTATGCATCAGCATATTTGAGTTATATCGATCCGGAAGGTACGTCGATATTAACCTATATGCAAGCTGACGCCTGGCTTATGGTGCAGGAATTTCATAAAATTCAACAGCAAGAACAACAAATCATTGAAGAGAATCAATATTGGCTGGAGCAAGAGACAGCTAGAGGGCTATTGCTGCCGAAGCAGGGCGACGGTATGAAGTTATCTGTCCATTCCTTAATTCGTCAAGCCCAACAGGCGACAGTCTATTTTGCGGTATTACAGCGCGGGTTAGGGCAAATGGAACTGGCAGGGATTCATCACTATCCTTATCGCTCGATGAATCAATTCTATAATCAGCTTCCGCTGATTAAAACTGAAATTGACCAATGGCTAAGTCAGTCCAATGCAGTGCATATTGCAACGTCTGACGCTGAATCGGCTCGTCGTACGCGTAAACTCTTGGAAGAGTATGAAATTCAAGCTAGGGAAGTGGCTGATACGCTAAGTTATCAACCGGGCCAGGTGACCATAGGCACGCAACCTCTTTCGAAAGGTTTCGAGTTAACCCAAGATAAATGGGTTGTAATTACTGAGCAAGAATTGTTCAACCAACGCAAGGCGAAGCGGGTACATCATCAGCATTTATCGAACGCTGAACGGATTAAAAGCTACAATGAATTAAATGTGGGAGACTATGTTGTCCATACTAGCCATGGAATTGGTGTGTATTTAGGTGTGGAGACAATTGAGATGAAGGGCACCCACCGAGATATGATAGCGGTGGAATACGCAGATAGTTCCCGGATTTATATTCCGGTTGATCAAATCCAGCTTTTACAGAAATATGTCGCCTCTGAAGAGAAGACGCCTAAGCTGAATAAATTAGGGGGGACCGAATGGGCTAAAGCGAAGCAGAAAGTTCAATCAACGGTGGAGGACATTGCCGATCAACTTATTGAGCTTTATGCTAAACGGGAGCAAGATAAAGGCTTTGCCTTCAGTCCAGACACCCCGGAACAAGCTGAATTTGAAGAAGCCTTCCCTTATGTGGAAACGGAAGATCAACTGCGTAGTGCTGCGGAAATCAAGGCAGATATGGAGAAGGAGCGGCCGATGGACCGCCTACTTGTCGGCGATGTAGGCTACGGGAAAACGGAAGTGGCCATGCGGGCTATTTTCAAAGCTGTCATGGACGGCAAGCAAGTTGCCTTTCTTGTGCCAACGACCATCCTTGCTCAGCAACACTACAATGGTCTCGTGGAACGCTTCCAAAACTGGCCTTTTGAAATTGGTATGCTTAGTCGGTTCGTCACCCAAGCGGAACAGAAGGAGAATTTACGCAAATTAGCAAACGGTGGTCTTTCCATTATTGTCGGGACGCATCGCCTTTTATCGAAAGACGTGAAGTTCCATGACTTGGGCTTGTTGATTGTGGATGAGGAGCAACGTTTCGGCGTGAAGCATAAGGAACGGCTCAAGCAACTTAAGTCTCAAGTGGATGTGCTCACCCTTACGGCGACCCCGATTCCTAGAACGCTACATATGTCGATGATTGGCGTGCGCGACTTATCGGTTATTGAAACACCGCCGAATAACCGCTTCCCGGTTCAAACTTATGTGATGGAACGGAATGAACCGGCCATAAAATCAGCAATTGAACGCGAGCTGGCTCGAGGTGGGCAAGTCTTTTACTTATATAATCGAGTGGAGACGATAGAGCAGAAAGCCCAGGAAATTAGTGACTTAGTGCCGGAAGCGCGGGTAGCCTTTGCGCACGGACGCATGAATGAGCGAGAGCTGGAGAATGTCTTAATGGACTTTATTGAAGGAGAGTATGATATTCTGGTGACGACAACCATTATCGAAACTGGTGTGGACATCCCGAATGCTAATACCCTCTTTATCGATCATGCTGAGCGGATGGGCTTATCCACCTTATATCAATTAAGGGGACGGGTTGGGCGAACCAATCGGGTTGCCTATGCTTATTTAATGTATGACCCAATGAAGCAACTGAGTGAACTGAGTGAGAAGCGTTTGAATGCTATTCGTGAATATACGGAACTGGGTTCCGGCTTTAAGATTGCCATGCGGGACTTATCCATCCGTGGTGCAGGTAACCTGCTAGGCCAGCAACAATCCGGCTTTATTGACTCAGTGGGCTATGATTTATATACACAAATGTTACACGAAGCTATCCGTAAACGCCAAGGACAGGCGCCTGAAGAATCAGCCGTTAAATCCGCTGAAATTGATATTAATGTTCAAGTGGATGCTTATATTCCGAGCGAATATATTGCCGATGAACGGCAAAAAATTCAGATGTATCAAGCAATCCAACGCATTGACTCCAAGGAGGCCTATGTCCAGCTGCAAGACCAATTTATTGATCGCTTTGGCGAATTTCCTGATGCGGTCTCAGACTTATTGGATATTTCACTTATCCGCTACAACGGTGAGCAGATTGGTATGACCAAGATGAATCAGAAGCGTTCTGAAATTGAAATAACCTTTAATGAAGAAGCAACGAAGCGCCTCCAAGGAGCGAAAGTCTTTGAAGCCTTGCAAGATGTGAAGCTCAAAGCGCAAATTCGTCTGGACCAAGAAGTTCTAGTGGTGAGTCTGAGCATTGTAGGTTTAGCAAGTGATCAATGGTTGGGCGAAATCATCCGCTTCCAAGAAGCTGCTAAAGAAATCATTGAAGAGGAGGAACATCGTGAGGTTAGATAA